Proteins co-encoded in one Methylomonas albis genomic window:
- the mrdA gene encoding penicillin-binding protein 2 — MDRKFAIKDPLAESRLFLSRIVAAFILILFLIAGLVLRLVYLQVVGHEHYATLSKDNRIKISPLPPTRGVIYDRKGRMLAENVPTYSLELIPEQIENLDDTLGRLQKLLDISEEKIDLFQKQRKRNKSFTSTPLLQNLSDEDVAKFAVVRPYFPGVDVYARLVRHYPYDDLAAHVVGYVGRINEQEMKTLPLAKYRGTNHIGKTGIEKTYEEHLLGTAGYEEIETNAQARAVNTVATVEPVSGSNIYLTLDIDLQKIAYDALSEYNGAAVAIEIKTGGVLVFASRPGFDPNPFVSGISGKEYKALQDSPDQPLYNRALRGQYPPGSTVKPFLALAGLEYGVTEFNHRLFCPGYYKLPNVDHKYRDWKKGGHGMVDMNDAITQSCDVYFYDLALALGIDKMHAFMDKFSFGRKTGIDLVGEVDGLMPSKDWKKHYRSQAWFPGETLITGIGQGYTQATPLQLAHATATLANYGKVITPHLVHSIISADYADLIGGKADALIPLKAQNVENIIKAMTNVVHGSRGTAGRLAKAITYQIAGKTGTAQVFTIKQEEKYNEDAIDFKMRDHALFIAFAPVHDPQIAVAIIAEHGGHGGSVAAPIAGEIIDAYLNQKKDAQP; from the coding sequence ATGGATAGAAAATTTGCCATCAAGGATCCGCTAGCGGAAAGCCGCTTATTCTTAAGCCGCATCGTCGCGGCGTTTATCTTGATCCTGTTTTTGATCGCTGGCCTGGTGCTGCGTTTGGTGTATTTGCAGGTGGTCGGTCACGAGCATTATGCGACGCTATCCAAGGATAATCGCATCAAGATTTCACCCTTGCCACCCACACGAGGGGTGATTTACGACCGCAAGGGTCGGATGCTGGCGGAAAACGTCCCAACCTATAGCTTGGAACTGATTCCGGAACAGATCGAAAATCTCGACGACACGCTAGGCAGACTGCAAAAGTTGCTGGACATTTCCGAAGAAAAAATCGATCTGTTTCAAAAACAGCGTAAACGCAATAAATCTTTCACCAGCACGCCCTTGCTGCAAAATCTCAGCGACGAAGATGTGGCTAAATTTGCGGTGGTCAGGCCGTATTTTCCCGGCGTGGATGTCTACGCGCGCTTGGTGCGGCATTATCCCTATGACGATCTGGCTGCGCATGTAGTCGGCTATGTCGGTCGAATCAACGAGCAGGAGATGAAGACCCTGCCTTTGGCCAAATATCGCGGTACCAACCACATCGGTAAAACCGGTATCGAAAAAACCTACGAAGAGCATCTGTTAGGTACCGCCGGTTACGAAGAGATAGAAACCAACGCTCAGGCCAGGGCGGTCAATACCGTGGCGACGGTTGAGCCGGTATCCGGTTCTAACATCTATCTAACCTTAGATATCGATTTGCAGAAGATCGCCTACGATGCCTTATCGGAATACAACGGTGCGGCCGTCGCCATTGAAATTAAGACCGGCGGCGTACTGGTGTTCGCCAGTCGACCCGGTTTCGACCCCAATCCGTTTGTTTCGGGTATTTCCGGGAAGGAATACAAAGCCTTGCAGGATTCGCCGGATCAGCCCTTATATAATCGGGCCCTGCGCGGCCAGTATCCACCCGGCTCGACGGTCAAGCCGTTTCTGGCTTTGGCTGGCCTGGAGTACGGCGTCACCGAATTCAATCACCGATTGTTCTGCCCCGGCTATTACAAATTGCCGAATGTCGATCATAAGTATAGAGACTGGAAAAAGGGCGGGCATGGCATGGTCGACATGAATGATGCGATTACCCAATCCTGTGACGTCTATTTCTACGATCTGGCGCTGGCACTAGGTATCGATAAAATGCATGCATTTATGGATAAATTCAGTTTCGGTCGGAAAACCGGGATTGATTTGGTCGGCGAAGTTGACGGTTTGATGCCGTCCAAGGATTGGAAAAAACATTACCGTAGTCAGGCCTGGTTTCCGGGCGAAACGCTGATTACCGGAATCGGCCAGGGTTACACGCAAGCCACGCCGCTGCAATTGGCGCACGCTACCGCTACGCTGGCCAACTATGGCAAGGTGATCACCCCGCATTTGGTGCACAGCATTATCAGCGCCGATTATGCCGACTTGATCGGCGGTAAGGCCGACGCCCTGATTCCGCTAAAAGCGCAAAATGTCGAGAACATCATCAAAGCCATGACCAACGTAGTGCATGGTTCCAGGGGGACCGCCGGCCGCTTGGCCAAAGCCATTACCTATCAAATTGCCGGTAAAACCGGTACCGCTCAGGTTTTTACCATCAAGCAGGAAGAGAAATACAACGAAGACGCCATTGATTTTAAAATGCGCGATCATGCCTTGTTCATCGCCTTTGCTCCAGTTCACGACCCGCAAATTGCGGTGGCGATTATCGCCGAACACGGTGGGCATGGTGGTTCGGTGGCGGCACCTATCGCCGGCGAAATTATCGATGCCTATTTGAACCAGAAAAAGGACGCTCAGCCATGA
- the rodA gene encoding rod shape-determining protein RodA: protein MRTEMRNEQFQPPSLLGNLLRKLHIDIPLFIGLLLICAASFVILYSAGGQEVPLLIRHATRMGFAILLMIVLAHINPRRFQSFSVALFSVCVLLLLAVAVMGQISMGAQRWLDLGFFRFQPSEFTKISAPMMVAWYLSEHALPPKPKHVLGAAILLILPVLLIAKQPDLGTSLLVASSGAAVLFFAGLSWWFMLGIVALLASLTPVLWHFMREYQRNRVLTFMNPEADPMGAGYHIIQSKIAIGSGGINGKGWLGSSQAELDFLPESSTDFIFAVFAEEFGLFGCVGLLVLYLLVISRCFYIAVQAQDTYSRLLAGSLAFTFFVYVFVNIGMVIGVLPVVGVPLPLISYGGTSMVTLMAGFGILMSIHTHRKLLPV from the coding sequence ATGAGAACCGAAATGCGCAATGAACAATTCCAGCCGCCGTCGCTGCTAGGTAATTTGCTCAGAAAGTTGCATATCGATATTCCGCTTTTTATCGGCCTGTTGTTGATTTGCGCGGCCAGTTTCGTGATTTTGTATAGTGCCGGCGGGCAAGAGGTGCCGTTATTGATTCGGCATGCCACCCGTATGGGGTTTGCCATTTTATTGATGATAGTGTTGGCGCATATCAACCCGCGCCGCTTCCAAAGTTTTTCGGTGGCGCTGTTCTCGGTGTGCGTGCTGTTGTTGCTGGCGGTGGCGGTGATGGGGCAGATCAGTATGGGCGCGCAGCGCTGGCTGGATTTGGGCTTCTTTCGCTTTCAGCCATCCGAATTCACTAAAATTAGCGCACCGATGATGGTGGCCTGGTACTTGTCTGAACATGCCTTGCCGCCTAAGCCAAAGCATGTTTTGGGCGCGGCGATTCTCTTGATTTTGCCGGTATTGCTGATTGCAAAACAGCCCGATTTGGGTACCTCGCTATTGGTTGCCAGTTCCGGCGCGGCGGTGCTGTTTTTTGCCGGGCTGTCCTGGTGGTTCATGCTGGGGATAGTGGCGTTGTTGGCATCGTTGACGCCGGTGTTGTGGCATTTTATGCGCGAATATCAGCGCAATCGTGTATTGACATTTATGAATCCGGAGGCCGATCCGATGGGCGCCGGCTACCACATTATTCAGTCCAAGATCGCCATTGGTTCCGGCGGTATTAATGGTAAGGGCTGGCTGGGCAGTAGTCAGGCGGAATTGGACTTCTTGCCGGAAAGCTCCACGGACTTTATCTTTGCGGTGTTTGCCGAGGAGTTTGGTTTGTTCGGTTGCGTTGGACTGCTGGTTTTATATTTGCTGGTTATCAGCCGATGTTTTTACATCGCCGTGCAAGCCCAGGATACCTACTCGCGCCTGTTGGCCGGCAGTTTGGCGTTTACTTTTTTTGTGTATGTATTCGTGAATATTGGCATGGTGATCGGCGTGTTGCCGGTGGTCGGCGTGCCGCTACCGTTGATCAGTTACGGCGGCACGTCGATGGTGACGCTGATGGCCGGCTTCGGTATTCTGATGTCCATCCATACTCACCGTAAATTACTACCCGTCTAA